In one Chitinophaga sancti genomic region, the following are encoded:
- a CDS encoding DUF2062 domain-containing protein, which yields MTEQPIYNDQFSARKVAVLIPTYNNAGTLKNVLLDVLSYTHHVIVVNDGSTDNTAAILDECPHVQRVEYMPNKGKGIALRRGFKYAVQQGYDYVITMDADGQHFASDLPVMLEKVSTHPKSIVIGARNLQQENMPGKNTFANKFSNFWFYVETGLKMPDTQSGYRLYPVYAMQGMHFWCTKYEFEIEVMVRCAWKGIGIDSAPVKVYYPPADERVSHFRPLRDFSRISVLNTVLVLITFLYIKPRDFILYLFKKENWKTIWNDHILNRNESNAKKAAAIGLGVFLGIVPIWGFQLLSAYLLAARLKLNKALVLIACNISVPPMIPFIIFASFLTGKFWMKNGSTTINFSKQLSFETVKMNFEQYLYGSITLSIVAGLLAGLIVYALLSIFRNDPVKQDQPI from the coding sequence ATGACGGAACAGCCAATATACAACGATCAGTTTTCGGCACGCAAAGTAGCCGTACTGATTCCTACTTATAATAATGCGGGCACGCTAAAAAACGTGCTGCTGGATGTGTTGTCTTATACCCACCACGTAATTGTGGTGAATGATGGCAGCACAGATAATACTGCAGCTATCCTGGATGAGTGTCCGCATGTGCAGCGGGTGGAATACATGCCTAACAAAGGAAAGGGTATTGCCCTGCGCAGAGGCTTTAAATACGCTGTGCAGCAGGGTTATGACTATGTGATCACCATGGATGCTGACGGGCAGCATTTTGCCTCAGACCTGCCGGTGATGCTGGAAAAGGTGAGCACACATCCTAAATCCATTGTAATTGGTGCACGTAACCTGCAACAGGAAAACATGCCTGGGAAAAACACGTTTGCCAATAAGTTTTCCAACTTCTGGTTCTATGTGGAAACAGGCTTAAAAATGCCGGACACACAATCCGGTTACCGCCTGTATCCGGTATACGCCATGCAGGGCATGCACTTCTGGTGTACCAAGTATGAATTTGAAATAGAAGTGATGGTGCGTTGTGCCTGGAAGGGAATCGGTATTGATTCGGCGCCTGTAAAGGTGTATTATCCGCCGGCTGATGAAAGGGTCTCTCATTTCCGGCCGCTGCGCGATTTTTCCCGTATCAGTGTATTGAACACGGTACTGGTACTGATCACGTTCCTGTATATCAAGCCTCGCGACTTTATCCTGTATCTTTTTAAAAAGGAGAACTGGAAAACGATCTGGAATGATCATATTCTGAACAGGAATGAATCCAATGCGAAGAAAGCCGCAGCCATCGGGTTGGGCGTATTCCTGGGCATCGTTCCTATCTGGGGTTTTCAGCTGCTGAGCGCTTACCTGCTGGCGGCGAGGTTGAAACTGAACAAGGCCCTGGTACTGATAGCTTGTAATATCAGCGTACCACCCATGATTCCTTTTATCATCTTTGCTAGCTTCCTGACAGGTAAGTTCTGGATGAAGAATGGCAGCACCACTATTAACTTCAGCAAGCAACTGAGTTTTGAAACGGTGAAGATGAACTTTGAACAATATCTCTATGGTAGTATTACGCTTTCGATTGTGGCCGGCCTGCTGGCAGGATTGATTGTGTATGCATTACTTTCTATATTCAGGAACGATCCTGTAAAACAAGACCAGCCAATTTAG
- a CDS encoding trifunctional MMPL family transporter/lysophospholipid acyltransferase/class I SAM-dependent methyltransferase, with amino-acid sequence MGKLFVGIYNFFDRHKAWCWACMLFSFVLVGIGAWQIRLEEDITRILPQDKTLDKLQQVFNDSHFADKLVITISQKDSTAVAQPDSLTAFAAELTDYAHVRLAPWVSQIQAQVQDSTVLDMMQVMQEHLPVFLEEQDYKRIDSLITPDRLQQSLQNNYNTLISPAGMVVKKVIAVDPTGMSWLGIKKLQHLQYDDHFELYDGYIMTKDHQHILLFITPKFPPSATGKNTVFLKELQAQIDSLQQQHSFTTASCFGGTAVSAGNAIQLKQDLILTLSITIVVFVILIPLYFRKKRAALLLMLPVVFGGLFSLACIWLVQGSISGIALGVGAVVLGIAINYSLHVFNHYRHFPDIREVINDLATPMTIGSFTTIGGFLCLQFIESPILQDVGIFAAFSLIGAALFSLVFLPHLIVLGKKTDITVHHDTWLDKISTYKPEKNKWLVGGILVLTVIFFFTMKNVGFESDMMRMNFMRPELKEAETTLNKVNAYTAQSVYLITEAPDLETALQRSEALLPKVNQLQQQGAVKKYTGVNVLLLSNQEQQRRIQRWNAYWTPEKKQQVIAYMQQHGPAVGFKSAAFDAFAQWLTQDFTTIPDATLHNLRTGTLGDFITEKHGKVSLVTLLKVDPAQKKTVYEKLEHDPNTTILDKQYVTNRLVVVLQSEFSRIAWMTSLLVFFALLLSYGRIELTIITFIPMAISWVWILGIMGLFGIKFNIVNIILSTFIFGLGDDYSIFTMDGLLQRYKTGKDENLSSFRSSIFLSAITTIIGLGVMIFAKHPSLKSLALISIIGISSVVLVSQVLIPFLFNWLITNRVSKGRAPWTLHGWLKSVFAFTYFTFGCLLMTAIGWFLLRIHPFNRKTGKRLYHRVLSKYTWSVIYIMGNVKKKIINPLGEKLDKPAVIISNHQSFLDILVSTMLHPNVILLTSEWVWNSPVFGAVVRMADYYPVAEGAEGSIEKLKEQVANGYSIVVYPEGTRSPDGKMKRFHKGAFYIAEQLGLDILPILIHGTGYTMSKNDFLLKDGQITVKYLPRIAPGDNYAARTKEISRYFKAEHEVLRQTIETPAYYREQMIYNYIYKGPVLEWYMRIKTKLEGNYELFDELLPKQGRILDVGCGYGFLSYMLHWMSSGRIVKGIDYDEDKIITAQHGYLRGEQLSFECVDVTNYTFDEYDAFIITDVLHYLQANEQEKVLSACINQLEPGGVIIVRDGDSDLKERHEGTRLTEFFSTKLLGFNKTKDKPLSFFSSSAIARIVAANGAVMEKIDNTRYTSNVIFIIKKLPPEDAAI; translated from the coding sequence ATGGGCAAATTATTCGTCGGCATATACAATTTCTTTGATCGTCACAAAGCATGGTGCTGGGCCTGTATGCTCTTCAGTTTCGTGCTGGTAGGCATTGGTGCATGGCAGATCAGGCTGGAAGAGGACATTACCCGTATTCTGCCACAGGATAAAACCCTTGATAAGCTGCAGCAGGTGTTCAACGATAGCCATTTTGCTGATAAGCTGGTCATTACAATTTCACAGAAAGATAGTACAGCTGTTGCGCAGCCGGATAGTTTGACCGCATTTGCAGCTGAACTGACGGATTACGCGCATGTAAGACTGGCACCATGGGTGAGCCAGATCCAGGCACAGGTACAGGATAGTACGGTACTGGATATGATGCAGGTGATGCAGGAGCACCTGCCCGTATTCCTGGAAGAACAGGATTACAAGCGCATCGATTCTCTCATCACCCCGGATCGCCTGCAACAATCACTGCAAAACAATTATAATACCCTGATCTCACCGGCTGGTATGGTTGTGAAAAAGGTGATCGCGGTAGACCCTACCGGTATGTCCTGGCTGGGGATTAAGAAACTCCAACACTTACAGTACGACGATCACTTTGAGCTATATGATGGTTATATCATGACGAAAGACCATCAGCACATCCTGCTGTTTATTACACCTAAATTCCCTCCCAGTGCAACGGGAAAGAATACAGTGTTCTTAAAAGAATTACAGGCGCAGATCGATTCCCTTCAACAACAGCATTCCTTTACGACAGCTTCCTGTTTTGGGGGCACAGCTGTATCAGCAGGTAATGCAATCCAGCTAAAGCAAGACCTGATCCTGACCCTGAGCATTACGATTGTTGTGTTCGTGATATTGATACCGCTGTACTTCAGAAAGAAGAGAGCTGCCCTATTACTGATGTTGCCGGTGGTGTTTGGTGGATTATTTTCACTGGCATGTATCTGGCTGGTGCAGGGAAGTATCTCAGGTATTGCATTGGGGGTAGGTGCGGTCGTATTGGGTATTGCGATTAACTACTCCTTACACGTATTTAACCACTATCGCCATTTCCCCGACATCCGCGAGGTGATCAATGACCTGGCTACCCCTATGACAATCGGAAGCTTTACAACGATCGGAGGCTTTCTTTGTTTGCAGTTTATAGAGTCTCCCATATTGCAGGATGTGGGCATTTTTGCTGCATTTAGTTTGATTGGTGCTGCTTTGTTCTCTTTGGTTTTCTTGCCACACCTGATTGTGCTGGGGAAAAAAACGGATATAACTGTTCATCATGATACCTGGTTAGATAAGATCTCAACTTACAAACCAGAGAAGAATAAATGGTTGGTAGGCGGTATTCTCGTATTGACGGTGATCTTCTTCTTCACCATGAAGAATGTAGGTTTTGAAAGTGATATGATGCGTATGAACTTTATGCGTCCTGAGCTCAAAGAAGCTGAAACGACGCTTAATAAAGTTAATGCTTATACTGCACAATCCGTATACTTAATCACCGAGGCCCCTGACCTGGAAACAGCCTTGCAACGCAGTGAAGCACTGTTGCCAAAGGTGAACCAGTTACAGCAACAGGGAGCAGTGAAAAAGTATACAGGTGTAAATGTATTGTTGCTTTCCAACCAGGAACAACAACGCCGCATACAAAGATGGAATGCTTACTGGACACCTGAGAAGAAACAACAGGTAATTGCCTATATGCAGCAACATGGTCCTGCTGTCGGGTTTAAATCCGCTGCCTTCGATGCCTTTGCACAGTGGCTCACACAGGATTTTACAACTATTCCGGATGCAACTTTACATAATTTACGTACAGGTACCTTAGGCGATTTCATCACAGAAAAACATGGCAAGGTATCGTTGGTGACCCTGCTAAAAGTAGACCCTGCCCAAAAGAAAACGGTTTACGAAAAGCTGGAGCATGATCCCAATACCACCATCCTGGATAAGCAATATGTAACGAACCGCCTGGTAGTGGTATTACAAAGTGAGTTCAGCCGAATCGCCTGGATGACTTCATTGCTCGTATTCTTTGCATTATTACTCTCATATGGCCGTATAGAACTTACCATCATCACCTTTATCCCCATGGCCATCAGCTGGGTATGGATCTTAGGTATTATGGGTTTGTTCGGGATTAAATTTAACATCGTAAATATTATCCTCAGTACATTCATCTTTGGTCTTGGTGACGACTACAGCATTTTTACCATGGATGGTTTATTGCAGCGATATAAGACGGGTAAAGATGAAAACCTTTCTTCATTCCGTTCTTCCATTTTCCTTTCTGCTATCACGACAATCATTGGTCTGGGTGTAATGATCTTTGCAAAGCATCCTTCCCTGAAGTCGCTGGCATTGATCTCTATCATTGGTATCAGTTCTGTGGTATTGGTATCACAGGTATTGATTCCATTCCTGTTCAACTGGCTTATAACGAACCGGGTGAGTAAGGGCAGAGCACCCTGGACACTGCATGGCTGGCTGAAATCTGTATTTGCATTTACATACTTCACCTTTGGCTGTCTGCTGATGACAGCGATAGGATGGTTCCTGCTCCGCATCCATCCATTCAACAGGAAAACAGGTAAGCGATTGTATCATCGCGTGTTGTCAAAATACACATGGTCTGTGATCTATATCATGGGTAATGTGAAAAAGAAGATCATTAATCCACTGGGTGAAAAGCTGGATAAGCCAGCTGTGATCATCAGTAATCATCAGTCATTTCTCGATATCCTGGTGTCTACTATGCTGCATCCAAACGTAATATTGCTGACCAGTGAATGGGTATGGAACTCCCCTGTATTTGGTGCGGTGGTAAGGATGGCAGATTACTACCCGGTAGCAGAGGGTGCAGAAGGAAGTATCGAAAAGCTGAAAGAACAGGTAGCCAATGGATACTCTATCGTGGTATATCCGGAAGGTACACGTTCACCTGACGGTAAGATGAAACGCTTCCACAAAGGAGCTTTTTATATTGCAGAACAATTAGGGCTGGATATACTACCTATCCTCATTCACGGTACAGGTTATACCATGAGCAAGAACGATTTTCTGCTCAAAGACGGTCAGATCACCGTGAAATACCTGCCTCGTATTGCACCTGGTGATAACTATGCCGCACGTACCAAAGAGATCAGCCGTTATTTCAAAGCTGAGCATGAAGTGCTGCGTCAGACGATTGAAACACCTGCATATTATCGTGAACAGATGATCTATAACTACATTTACAAAGGCCCGGTGTTGGAATGGTACATGCGTATCAAAACAAAGCTGGAAGGCAACTATGAGCTCTTTGATGAGTTGTTGCCAAAGCAGGGCCGTATACTGGATGTAGGTTGCGGATATGGATTCCTGAGCTATATGCTTCACTGGATGTCATCTGGCAGGATTGTGAAAGGGATCGATTATGATGAAGATAAAATCATCACCGCGCAGCATGGCTACCTGAGAGGAGAGCAGCTGTCATTCGAATGCGTAGACGTAACCAATTATACATTTGACGAGTACGATGCATTCATCATTACAGATGTATTGCATTACCTGCAAGCGAACGAGCAGGAGAAAGTATTGTCAGCGTGCATCAATCAACTGGAACCGGGTGGGGTGATCATTGTGAGGGATGGAGACAGTGACCTCAAAGAAAGACATGAGGGAACCCGTCTCACTGAATTCTTTTCCACCAAACTGCTCGGGTTCAACAAGACAAAAGATAAGCCCTTGTCTTTCTTTTCCTCATCAGCAATTGCCCGCATTGTGGCAGCTAATGGCGCGGTGATGGAGAAAATTGATAACACGCGTTATACCTCGAATGTTATTTTTATCATTAAAAAGTTACCCCCTGAAGATGCAGCAATATGA
- a CDS encoding phytoene desaturase family protein, giving the protein MQQYDVIIIGSGLGSLVCGAILGKYGYRVCLFEKNRQIGGCLQTYSRDKAIIDSGVHYIGGLEEGQTLHKVFRYLGVFNNMKLLRMEIDGFDHISFGNEQHVYKMAQGRENFIQQLVADFPKEKEALHAYVDKLEEVCGKFPLFNMRLGNAAEKESVMGEEVSAFLRSITSNERLQNVLAGNNMLYAGYPDRTPLYVHALVQHSYIESAWKCVDGGSVIARSLSKTIRAQGGDIIRNTEVKSIVESEGKVSHIVLENGQEVGGKYFISGLHPVRTIGMVKGEGLRNAYKSRINSLENTPGTFMINVILKPGTFPYLNHNIYHHATSNAWDGINYTADNWPQTYAMFVSAGTGKEQYADNLSIMTYMRYEDVAQWHDTFNTDDKPHERDASYQEFKKEKAEKLLDMVSQQYPHLRSCIHAMYVATPLTYRDYLNIPEGSMYGIVKDAREPLKSMIPAATRLPNLYLTGQNLNLHGILGVTMSAVLTCASLVDLETIVEEINRS; this is encoded by the coding sequence ATGCAGCAATATGATGTCATAATTATCGGAAGTGGCCTGGGCAGTTTAGTTTGCGGAGCCATCCTCGGCAAGTATGGTTATCGTGTTTGTTTATTTGAAAAAAACAGACAGATAGGTGGTTGCCTGCAAACCTATTCGCGCGACAAAGCTATTATTGATTCCGGTGTGCACTACATTGGTGGCCTGGAAGAAGGACAGACCCTACACAAAGTATTTCGTTATCTGGGCGTGTTCAATAACATGAAGTTGCTGCGGATGGAGATAGATGGTTTCGATCATATCTCTTTTGGCAATGAGCAGCATGTATATAAGATGGCCCAGGGCAGGGAAAATTTTATTCAGCAACTGGTAGCCGATTTTCCAAAAGAAAAGGAAGCCCTGCATGCTTATGTGGATAAACTGGAAGAAGTATGTGGCAAGTTCCCGCTCTTCAATATGAGACTGGGGAATGCCGCAGAAAAGGAAAGTGTGATGGGGGAGGAGGTCTCGGCATTCCTGCGTAGTATTACGAGCAATGAACGCCTGCAAAATGTACTGGCAGGTAATAACATGCTCTATGCGGGTTATCCTGACAGAACACCTTTATATGTACATGCCCTGGTACAACATAGCTATATAGAAAGTGCCTGGAAATGTGTAGATGGAGGTTCTGTTATTGCGCGCAGCCTGAGCAAGACTATCCGTGCACAGGGTGGCGATATCATTCGTAATACAGAAGTAAAATCGATTGTTGAGTCAGAAGGGAAGGTGAGCCACATTGTACTGGAAAATGGTCAGGAGGTGGGCGGTAAATACTTTATTTCAGGTCTGCATCCTGTGCGTACCATTGGTATGGTAAAGGGAGAAGGGCTTCGTAATGCGTATAAGAGCCGTATTAACTCGCTGGAAAATACGCCGGGTACCTTTATGATCAACGTAATACTAAAGCCGGGTACATTCCCGTATCTGAATCATAACATCTATCATCATGCCACTTCCAATGCATGGGATGGCATTAATTATACGGCGGACAACTGGCCGCAGACCTATGCGATGTTCGTATCTGCAGGTACAGGTAAGGAGCAGTATGCTGATAACCTGTCTATTATGACCTATATGCGTTACGAAGATGTGGCGCAATGGCATGATACCTTCAATACCGACGATAAGCCACATGAAAGGGACGCCAGTTACCAGGAATTTAAAAAGGAGAAGGCTGAAAAGCTGCTGGATATGGTATCTCAGCAATATCCGCACCTGCGGAGCTGCATTCATGCGATGTATGTAGCCACGCCACTTACATACCGGGATTACCTGAATATTCCGGAAGGTAGTATGTACGGAATTGTTAAAGATGCAAGAGAACCGTTAAAGTCAATGATTCCTGCAGCTACCAGGCTGCCGAATTTGTATCTTACAGGCCAAAACCTGAACTTACATGGTATTTTGGGGGTCACGATGAGTGCGGTGCTTACCTGTGCCAGCTTAGTCGATTTGGAAACTATCGTGGAAGAGATAAACAGGAGTTAA
- a CDS encoding C45 family autoproteolytic acyltransferase/hydolase, with protein sequence MNKGKKRSGWRKLGRALLFIFGGILLLLIALIIYVVSVGHINPPDIADKSALKLERKQLDPSAYTIGNNWFRKSNSGLYEMYVEGKPFERGVIYGKLSAELVKRQEDNFTDQIKKMIPSQSYLKFLRYFVGFFNRNLANNIEEENKEEIYGISFSASDKYDFIGTNYERLLNYHAAHDIGHALQNMALVGCTSFATWNDASADSSLIIGRNFDFYVGDKFAEDKVIAFYHPDKGFNFMIVTWAGFTGCASGMNQEGLTVTINADKSKIPTGSATPVSLVAREILQYAKNIDEAYAIAKKHTMFVSESFLIGSAFDNRAAIIEKTPDSMELYDPKKNFITCTNHFQGENFKATPENIKQRDETASGYRFERLTELLKEKGPNTVQNTVDILRDRFGLQGRDIGVGNEKAINQFIAHHSVVFEPKKKLVWVSTAPWQMGEYVCYNLDSIFSMHGLHTDHEVYDSSRMIAPDPFMQTKAFINFKAYRSLKQAAQEGAQLDPKLIPALDPEFYHAYVVAGDYAFKHGNLEEAKGFYEVALTKVIANKSEEIHIRKQIELCNKKS encoded by the coding sequence ATGAACAAGGGGAAAAAACGAAGCGGATGGCGCAAATTGGGGAGAGCGCTGTTATTTATTTTTGGCGGCATCTTATTGTTGCTGATAGCATTGATCATTTACGTGGTGAGTGTAGGGCATATCAACCCACCTGATATTGCTGACAAAAGTGCACTGAAACTGGAGCGTAAACAACTGGATCCATCAGCTTATACCATTGGCAATAACTGGTTCCGTAAGAGCAACAGCGGCTTGTATGAAATGTATGTGGAAGGAAAGCCTTTTGAAAGAGGCGTGATCTATGGCAAGCTCTCTGCTGAACTGGTGAAAAGACAGGAGGATAACTTCACGGATCAGATCAAAAAGATGATCCCTTCGCAGTCTTATTTAAAGTTCCTGCGCTACTTCGTAGGTTTCTTTAACCGTAACCTCGCAAATAATATAGAAGAAGAAAATAAGGAAGAAATATATGGTATCTCTTTCTCTGCTTCTGATAAATACGATTTTATTGGTACCAACTATGAGCGCCTGCTCAATTACCACGCTGCGCACGACATAGGTCACGCATTGCAGAACATGGCACTGGTAGGTTGTACTTCCTTTGCCACCTGGAATGATGCTTCTGCCGATAGTAGCCTGATCATAGGCCGCAATTTCGACTTCTATGTAGGCGATAAGTTTGCAGAAGATAAGGTGATTGCTTTCTATCATCCTGACAAGGGTTTCAATTTTATGATTGTAACCTGGGCAGGTTTTACCGGTTGTGCTTCAGGTATGAACCAGGAAGGGCTGACAGTGACGATCAATGCTGATAAGAGTAAAATTCCTACCGGGTCTGCTACACCTGTGTCGCTGGTAGCAAGAGAGATCCTGCAATATGCGAAGAACATTGACGAAGCTTATGCAATAGCAAAGAAACATACGATGTTCGTATCCGAATCCTTCCTGATCGGCTCTGCATTTGACAACCGTGCAGCCATCATTGAAAAGACGCCGGATAGCATGGAACTGTATGATCCCAAAAAGAACTTCATCACCTGTACAAATCACTTCCAGGGAGAGAATTTCAAGGCTACACCTGAGAATATCAAACAGAGAGATGAAACTGCTTCCGGATACCGCTTTGAGCGGCTGACTGAATTGCTGAAAGAGAAGGGTCCTAATACAGTTCAAAATACGGTAGACATTCTGCGTGACCGTTTCGGTCTGCAGGGCAGGGATATCGGTGTAGGTAATGAGAAAGCCATCAACCAGTTCATCGCACATCACTCTGTTGTGTTTGAACCTAAGAAGAAACTGGTATGGGTGTCGACTGCACCATGGCAGATGGGTGAGTATGTATGCTATAACCTGGATTCTATTTTCAGCATGCATGGTTTGCATACAGATCATGAGGTATACGACAGCAGCCGAATGATAGCGCCGGATCCATTTATGCAGACGAAAGCCTTTATTAACTTCAAAGCATATCGTTCCTTAAAACAGGCAGCACAGGAAGGTGCTCAGTTAGATCCTAAACTGATACCGGCACTGGATCCTGAGTTCTATCATGCATATGTGGTAGCTGGTGATTATGCTTTCAAACACGGTAACCTTGAGGAAGCGAAAGGATTTTATGAAGTGGCACTCACAAAAGTGATTGCCAACAAATCAGAGGAAATCCATATCCGGAAACAAATAGAATTGTGTAATAAAAAATCATGA
- the acpS gene encoding holo-ACP synthase, with protein sequence MIYGLGTDIVDVARIGAKIAKGNGFRELVFTPHEIAYCEQQVHSEEHYAVRFAAKEALLKALGTGFMHGDILFNEIEITHDAKGKPLLQLIGNASSRYEQLQIKQILVSLSHINTTAVATVIIEI encoded by the coding sequence ATGATCTACGGCTTAGGTACAGATATCGTTGATGTGGCACGCATAGGCGCCAAAATAGCCAAAGGAAACGGCTTCAGGGAGCTTGTGTTTACCCCTCACGAGATTGCGTACTGTGAGCAGCAGGTACATAGCGAGGAGCACTATGCTGTCCGATTTGCAGCGAAGGAAGCCCTGTTAAAAGCACTGGGCACCGGTTTCATGCACGGCGACATACTTTTTAATGAAATAGAGATTACCCATGATGCTAAGGGCAAACCCTTACTACAGCTCATAGGCAATGCCAGCTCCCGCTACGAACAGTTACAGATCAAACAGATTTTGGTTTCATTGTCACATATCAATACCACAGCGGTAGCGACAGTGATCATTGAAATCTGA
- a CDS encoding phenylacetate--CoA ligase family protein, producing MYIPTIELQPSSSIRAFQEKEVLHLLGYLREFSPFYRNWFAEHGVHPSDVKSLDDLWRIPPVTKEHLQQQNWEFLCVDKRKIAEYTTTSGTLGRPVIIALTQKDQDRLAYNEYISFCCADGTENDTYQLMLTLDRQFMAGMAYYNGIRKLGAGVLRVGPGVPSLQWENIQRIQPTTIVAVPSFIVKLIAFAKEHNIDINASSVKKAVCIGENIRSADFTYNVLGKKITEQWDIKLYSTYASTEMQTAFTECNAGHGGHHHPELLYVELLDDNNQPVGPGQDGEVTITTLGVEGMPLLRYKTGDICRYFEEPCSCGRHSKRLSPVIGRRKQMIKYKGTTLYPPALFDLLNDMEEVKEFVVEVFSNEIGTDEILLHLWPVQESEEIDRKIRSYLQAKLRVIPQIRYVGQAEIMKMLMPEGVRKPLKFVDKRS from the coding sequence ATGTATATACCCACCATAGAATTGCAGCCCTCTTCTTCCATCAGGGCATTTCAGGAAAAAGAAGTCCTTCACCTGCTGGGCTACCTGCGGGAGTTCTCACCTTTTTACAGAAATTGGTTTGCCGAACACGGCGTACATCCTTCTGACGTGAAATCGCTGGATGATCTCTGGCGTATTCCACCAGTCACGAAGGAGCATCTGCAACAGCAGAACTGGGAATTCCTGTGCGTGGACAAGCGTAAGATCGCTGAATATACAACTACCTCCGGCACCCTCGGCAGACCTGTGATCATTGCACTGACACAGAAAGACCAGGACCGCCTGGCTTACAATGAATACATTTCTTTTTGCTGTGCAGATGGTACGGAGAATGATACCTACCAGCTGATGCTCACGCTGGACAGGCAGTTTATGGCCGGGATGGCTTATTATAATGGTATCCGCAAACTAGGTGCTGGCGTGCTGCGTGTAGGCCCGGGAGTACCTTCACTGCAATGGGAGAATATACAGCGTATACAGCCTACTACTATTGTAGCAGTGCCTTCATTTATCGTGAAACTGATCGCATTTGCGAAGGAACATAACATTGATATCAACGCTTCTTCAGTGAAGAAGGCTGTATGTATAGGGGAGAATATCCGTAGTGCGGATTTCACCTACAATGTATTGGGTAAGAAGATCACGGAGCAATGGGATATCAAGCTCTATTCAACTTATGCCAGTACAGAAATGCAAACGGCATTCACGGAGTGTAATGCAGGTCATGGTGGACATCATCATCCTGAATTACTGTATGTTGAATTGCTGGATGATAATAATCAACCCGTAGGCCCGGGACAGGATGGCGAAGTGACGATTACGACACTGGGTGTGGAAGGCATGCCCTTACTGAGGTACAAGACCGGGGACATCTGCCGTTACTTTGAAGAACCTTGTTCCTGTGGTCGTCATTCAAAGCGTTTATCGCCGGTGATAGGCCGTCGTAAGCAGATGATCAAATACAAGGGAACAACCCTGTATCCACCGGCACTCTTTGACCTGCTGAACGATATGGAAGAAGTGAAAGAGTTTGTAGTAGAAGTATTCTCCAACGAAATAGGCACAGACGAAATCCTGCTGCACCTTTGGCCGGTGCAGGAATCAGAAGAAATAGACAGAAAGATCCGTTCTTATCTGCAGGCGAAACTGAGAGTGATCCCCCAGATCAGGTATGTAGGGCAGGCGGAGATCATGAAGATGCTGATGCCGGAAGGCGTACGTAAACCACTGAAATTTGTGGATAAGCGCAGCTAG
- a CDS encoding DUF6702 family protein encodes MGLILYKWLLPAFFAFHPFYVSVTEIEHIKAKNEIQVSCRIFADDLENVLKKESKLPLDIIHPANKARMDSLIAGYINRHLVVNVDGKLIKLTYLGYKIEEEAAWCFLVAQNATPFKQVKVKDDILYGEHPNQINMIHVIRDGVRKSNKLDNPKATVSVSF; translated from the coding sequence GTGGGTTTAATATTATATAAATGGTTATTGCCAGCTTTTTTCGCCTTTCACCCATTCTATGTGAGTGTCACAGAAATCGAGCACATAAAAGCTAAAAACGAGATCCAGGTCAGCTGCCGGATCTTTGCCGACGACCTGGAGAATGTACTGAAAAAGGAGTCTAAACTCCCCCTGGACATTATCCATCCTGCCAATAAGGCCCGGATGGATAGCCTCATAGCCGGTTACATCAACCGGCACCTGGTTGTAAATGTAGATGGCAAATTGATTAAACTGACCTACCTGGGCTATAAAATTGAAGAAGAGGCAGCCTGGTGCTTTCTCGTAGCCCAGAATGCGACGCCCTTTAAACAGGTGAAAGTTAAAGACGATATCCTGTACGGCGAACATCCTAACCAGATCAACATGATACATGTGATCAGGGATGGTGTGAGAAAGAGCAATAAACTGGATAATCCAAAAGCCACTGTCTCCGTAAGTTTCTAG